The Nicotiana tabacum cultivar K326 chromosome 5, ASM71507v2, whole genome shotgun sequence sequence CAACATATTgcagatgttataaccactgctagtatctaatacccacaatgaagaattagtagtagttaaagaaaccttgaaaatatttttcattaatgtctTACCTTGTTTCTTATCCTTTAAAGTTGCAAGATACTCCTggcagtttctcttccaatgtcCTATTTTCTTACAATGGAAACATACAATATCAGATTGGTCAGCTTTGCTTTCTTTGCCTTTGGGTTTGGTCACACCACCCTTGGGCGCAGTAGGCTTTTTCTTGGGTTTACTTTTACCCTTACTCTTCTTCTTAGAAGAGTTTCCAACCAACATGACAgttcctttcttcttctcagaTGTAAGTTGATTCTCATAATCAATCAGCATGTTAAGCATCTCGTGAAGATCACAATCCATTTTATTCATATTGAAATTAATAACAAATTGTGAGAAGGATTCTGATAGTGACTACAAGATCAAATCTTGAGAAAGCTCTTTACCTAGTTTGCACCCCAACTTCTCAAGTTCTTCAATGAGATCAATAATATGATTGACATAGGGTCCAACTGGAGAGTTTCCAGTCTATTTGGATCCAAATAAAGCCTTAGATAACTGGTATCTAGTTGTCCTGCTTTGTGTACCAAACATCTTCTTAAGATGTTCAATGATTGCAGTTGGATCCATATCCTGATGTTTCCTCTGTAGTTCAGAAttcatagaagcgagaatgatgcATTTGGTAGTAAGACATTCTTCCAAGTATTTCTGATAAATCTTGgtagcatcatcatcatcctcatctgGGACTTCCTTGgcaggcttatcgatcacatcaataagcttttcatgcatgagaacaattctcaaatttctgtaccaatcatcaaagtttggtcctaccaacttgttggtctcaagtatttcacgcagtgatatagcagacatattgagaaatctaaaatatagaaaggaaaaggcaataatataagaacatatttgcatatatcataaagacatgggcttttatctaaatgatatttccactaattagtttaaactatttaccctcattatagtttacgaaatctttatttttgttagtggagtaaaggaatcctttaacaatatgtatgagccccttggaagtcaagtcgtttctcacatatattttaaaggtaggtactcttaccaattgtatcccTATACAACTTtcttaaatagctctatgtcaaatagtcccctGGTAGTCAGATCGATCCTATTGGCATAATTGAGTTCAACCATCACGATAGCAaataacttattaaattttatactcccccgGGTAGTCCAGGTGTCTagtgtaaaattgaataattctttcaatccatacatctaatgcaaataaataattttaatatattctcgaactataagtctcctggtagtcaggccgctccttataaacaagaaataagtaaaattatttaccttgatggatagttcttataataaaatatcttatattttattatttaagaactcaaattttaggaagagggaattgttactaaaataatttttaataacatgaagatcaaatcttttatagcatgtgaatttagttcaagttatctacatgcttagtcctaaattgatttacatcacatgtaataaataattcaaattatgtaatgaacaagcacgtgacataaaaataaaattcaacattcttctaacatgtttaatctatatatcacatatatcacAAAAAAGTAATTCATGccagaatatcattattaattaacatctcatgaactaataacaattaaaaataacaatagaatcATGTAACCGATTATAGATTCCTATTgtatctaatacaaaattttaaattcaagttatgaactatctcaatagttCAAACGAATTAACTATTGCACAAGACACATAtattatggtttgaactcttcaaatataatataaaaatatttcgtaaataaattttagacacaataaaccactgctctgataccactgaaggATTTCGTATAGGTGTCCGTAACatgcagcggaagacaataacaatcctaggcagatcttt is a genomic window containing:
- the LOC142180837 gene encoding uncharacterized protein LOC142180837, giving the protein MDCDLHEMLNMLIDYENQLTSEKKKGTVMLVGNSSKKKSKGKSKPKKKPTAPKGGVTKPKGKESKADQSDIVCFHCKKIGHWKRNCQEYLATLKDKKQGVPNK